A DNA window from Acidobacteriota bacterium contains the following coding sequences:
- a CDS encoding peptidylprolyl isomerase, with translation MICARRIRHGLVALLLLVALAACGGPSPAETEPAPGPAPAASPEPPPLPASDRMVVETAAGAFTIELKPDQAPQTVARIKRLAADGFFSGTTFHRVIAGSLIQGGDPLSRDADPYNDGIGTTGEFLPFEANDLPMTEGAVAMARGADDRNSASCQFFICVKNHPEWQGEYTVFGHVVEGMDAVRKIAAAAVGTGDLAERPIVKQTIQRIEFR, from the coding sequence ATGATCTGTGCCCGGCGCATCCGCCACGGTCTTGTCGCCCTCCTGCTCCTGGTGGCGCTCGCCGCCTGCGGCGGGCCGTCGCCCGCCGAAACCGAGCCGGCCCCCGGGCCGGCCCCGGCCGCGTCACCCGAGCCGCCACCCCTGCCCGCGTCCGACCGCATGGTCGTCGAAACCGCGGCCGGCGCGTTCACCATCGAGCTGAAGCCCGACCAGGCGCCGCAGACCGTCGCCCGGATCAAGCGGCTGGCGGCCGACGGCTTCTTCAGCGGAACCACGTTCCACCGGGTCATCGCCGGCAGCCTGATCCAGGGCGGCGACCCCCTGAGCCGCGACGCCGATCCGTACAACGACGGCATCGGCACCACCGGCGAGTTCCTTCCGTTCGAGGCCAACGATCTGCCCATGACCGAGGGCGCGGTGGCCATGGCCCGCGGGGCGGACGACCGGAACTCGGCGAGTTGCCAGTTTTTCATCTGCGTCAAGAACCACCCCGAGTGGCAGGGCGAGTACACCGTGTTCGGTCACGTGGTCGAGGGCATGGATGCGGTGCGGAAGATCGCCGCCGCCGCCGTGGGCACCGGCGATCTTGCCGAGCGCCCGATCGTCAAGCAAACCATCCAGCGGATCGAATTCCGCTGA